A DNA window from Undibacterium sp. YM2 contains the following coding sequences:
- a CDS encoding bacterioferritin-associated ferredoxin: protein MIVCVCNNVSEKKIHQAVAMGASTMAELREQLDVGTCCGKCAGCARKVMRQCLDEQSNNASGFQNFIQQLHFQPNAVTA from the coding sequence ATGATTGTATGTGTTTGCAATAATGTATCGGAAAAGAAAATTCATCAGGCTGTCGCCATGGGTGCCAGCACGATGGCCGAACTGCGCGAGCAACTCGATGTAGGCACTTGCTGCGGCAAATGCGCAGGTTGCGCACGCAAAGTCATGCGCCAGTGCCTGGATGAGCAAAGCAATAATGCATCCGGCTTCCAGAATTTCATTCAACAACTACACTTCCAGCCCAACGCCGTCACTGCGTGA
- a CDS encoding AraC family transcriptional regulator — MQPDDDSADWIRIRRDPDTGIESVHAHFHGHAYDAHDHDEMLVGVTQQGIQRFNCHGSVHTSVRGRSILIEPGAVHDGHAPERNGFTYAMLYLPQTWVNGMTQRLGLGDASSLQGAFRHTLADDAMLSNMTMRAWQSIHFAEGRLARDESLDHLISLLSSHLYKRPLSIKQDSNNEMARVRDYLHAMMPDNIGLDELAAHSGIDRFRLTRQFKRAFGQSPHAYLIRLRLRVARALLASGKTAAEVASEVGFADQSHLTLWFRRAYRLTPADYQRQCTNLTD, encoded by the coding sequence ATGCAGCCAGATGACGACAGTGCTGACTGGATACGTATCCGCAGAGACCCGGACACAGGGATAGAAAGCGTCCACGCGCATTTCCATGGGCATGCTTACGACGCACATGATCACGACGAAATGCTGGTTGGCGTTACACAACAGGGAATACAGCGCTTCAATTGCCATGGTTCAGTACACACCAGCGTTCGCGGGCGATCCATACTGATTGAACCCGGTGCTGTACACGACGGTCATGCACCTGAGCGGAATGGCTTCACCTACGCAATGTTGTATCTTCCTCAAACCTGGGTAAATGGTATGACCCAGCGACTGGGCCTGGGAGACGCCTCGTCGCTACAGGGCGCATTCCGGCATACTTTGGCGGATGACGCCATGTTGAGCAATATGACCATGCGAGCATGGCAGTCCATCCATTTTGCTGAAGGCCGCCTGGCGCGTGACGAAAGCCTGGACCATCTAATTTCACTGCTTTCCAGCCATCTGTACAAACGTCCACTATCAATCAAACAAGATTCCAATAACGAAATGGCACGTGTCCGCGACTATCTTCATGCGATGATGCCGGACAATATCGGGCTGGACGAGCTGGCGGCGCATTCCGGCATAGACCGCTTCCGCCTGACCCGGCAATTCAAGCGTGCCTTTGGCCAATCACCTCACGCCTACCTGATAAGACTGCGCTTGCGTGTCGCAAGGGCTTTGTTAGCCTCAGGAAAAACAGCGGCAGAAGTCGCGTCAGAAGTTGGTTTCGCCGATCAGAGCCACCTGACGCTATGGTTCCGGCGTGCCTACCGGCTCACTCCCGCTGATTATCAACGACAGTGCACAAATCTTACAGACTGA
- a CDS encoding energy transducer TonB produces MSTLTLQQAPQDFAAPKSRILSLAAIVAAHLALFYALQHGLLTHAVQMLPKEVVMTFVEPPAVKSEPPPKPVPLKKLTTVQVPVPVVPHIVPAVEIPADVHQITTQAAPPAPQPAPVAAKVETAPAPAAPAQPKQISAVEYVRAPQADYPAMSRRMGEEGKVTLRVLVNEKGQAEKVDVQKSSGSNRLDEAAKVAILRAIFKPYLEDGKALTVIATATISFSLSS; encoded by the coding sequence ATGTCCACACTCACCCTACAACAAGCCCCACAAGACTTTGCCGCCCCCAAATCCCGTATCCTGTCGCTTGCTGCCATTGTCGCGGCGCACCTGGCCCTGTTTTATGCCCTGCAACATGGTCTGCTGACGCATGCGGTGCAAATGCTGCCCAAAGAAGTCGTCATGACTTTTGTCGAGCCACCTGCAGTAAAATCAGAACCACCACCCAAGCCCGTCCCTCTGAAAAAACTGACGACAGTACAAGTACCCGTACCTGTGGTCCCGCACATTGTTCCAGCGGTAGAAATACCGGCCGATGTACACCAGATTACGACCCAGGCAGCTCCTCCTGCACCACAACCGGCACCAGTAGCAGCAAAAGTGGAAACTGCCCCGGCACCAGCCGCTCCGGCACAGCCAAAACAAATCAGCGCCGTTGAATATGTGCGCGCGCCGCAGGCAGACTATCCAGCGATGTCCAGACGCATGGGCGAAGAAGGCAAAGTAACCTTGCGTGTACTCGTCAATGAAAAAGGCCAGGCAGAAAAAGTCGACGTGCAAAAATCATCCGGCTCGAACCGCCTCGACGAAGCCGCCAAAGTAGCAATCCTGCGCGCCATTTTCAAACCTTATCTCGAAGATGGCAAAGCCCTGACCGTGATTGCCACGGCAACGATCAGCTTCTCACTGAGCAGCTAA